TTtggtgatgtcacatgctcgtatcCACTCCCCTCAAAAAGTATTCGCACTCTAGCATACCGGTCTTTGGGAATACTTGCTCCggaaagccaacatcaaagtttgtcacaaggaactttacaaatctagatTTTACTGATGTTGTTAAGTAGGTGAGCTACAAAATCTgttgatcagaatcagaatcatgtAGCGTAGATTAATAGGACAGGAGCAGTAATCTAGGCTacatgattctgattctaatgtaGTTTACTACATTACATCTCAAAAGCACTACAATAggcttttccatttttttgttcgtttgtttttaatattctgtTCAGAGCAGGTCAGTGTACACACCGTGGTGATGAAGGTTGTAGAACTCCCTGGCAATGCTGTCTGCCAGCTTTTCACACCAGTTTTTGGAAGGACAAAAGAGCAGCGCAGCATGACCAGCCTGCACCGTCTCAAAGCAGAGGCTCACGATGTGGTCATCATCACcctaaatacagaaatacagaaaaacatACTCCACATTTTAAAGCTGTATACCACAGCACCGACTCATGTTCactgtcatttttattcctgACCTTAACAGGGAGAGCTGGAGTGAAAGGTCTGACAAGATTCATGGCACCATCGTATATCTTAGCACCGATCTTGACCCACTCCATCAGCGGCACAGGACGATATTCTGTATGGTACAGTTCAGCATTTAACCAGTGAGCTAGAAGATCCAGGTTTGGCAAAGTGGCACTCATTCCCACAATCTGTACACCGTCTGGGGAACTTTTATCAGTGCACCTACAGGAGGGAAAACTTTACCAGTTACATTTTGGGTAGCCCAAATCTGAATTATTACATGAGCTCCAGTGCAGTGgataaaactgaaataacatCATACTGAGCATGAATTGCACTACTTGGGGCACAATGTAATATTGTTTGAGCACCTAGGAAGTAAGCATACTGTACGTAGTGTATATAAGGGAATTTGAGATGGCTTAACCTATCTAACATAATTGAAATCTAACCGAGATTAAGTTTATGTCCAAATGATTTTGTCCCTTGGAGATTTACTTTGATAGCAAAATCAATGCAATTTTCACCATCCAGGTTTTATGTAATATAGTATAACATTATAGCagtattaatgtttaaatacattGCATTCTACATGTTTTATTGCGTTGCGTGATCATAAACCAACACCAGTCCAAAACTAAACAAGCAATAACCAATTGTCTTAGCTGAGTGACTAATTTTGTAGgagtttttttttggctaaattatcaaataaatctgtttccTGGATCAGGTCTTCTAGCAATACAGCTAGAGATACCAgcgtgatatttatttatttatttataaagtgtcGTACTTCTCTGCTGTTTTCTTTCCAATGTACTGGATTTTAGTCAGCAAGAGCTCCAACAAATATCCACGCCCAGAGTCACCCAGCATGTGCAGCTCATCTACCACAACAATCCCTATGAGGGAAGAGGCAAAAAAGTGATATCTTATGCATCGAGATCACAATGcatataatacagtaaataaagcaATGCGTAGGAAATTACCAAGCAAATCCATTCTGTCCTCTTCAATGAGCCTGTTAATGAGCCCATTGGCTTTCTCTATTGTACACACAGCGACATCGAGTGCAGAGAAGCCGCCAGCAGCAGAAGTGCTTCCCATATAGCCTTCAACACGTACACCTGCCTCCTGAAACACATTCTGGTAACAAGCACAAATGCAAAATCTTTACACACGGATTACGCATTGGTGAGAAAACCAACTGTAATTGAACAcgacaaatagacaaaaaaaaaattctgaaccATAAGAAAAGTGTGAATGTGAACCAACCTGTagataaaacattttctctcGGGCCACAGAAACAAATGGGAGGATAAATATGGCTTTACGTCTAGTCTCCAAGACTCTTTTTAAGATTAATAACTCAGAAACCAGAGTTTTTCCAGCACTTGTTGGGgctgaaagtttaaaaaaaaaaaaaaaaaagacagcaaggTCACAATGGTGAAGCCGAACAAATCTGTGTTAAAAGACTATTTGTGTTCTAAAGAAATGTGGTGATGTTTCtcaacaataaaagcttcaatAATGACTAAACAttcaacaacaactacaaccacaGAGCACATGGATGATACATATAATTGATGTGAAACATCCTTTTGCCTCTATTGAAATGTTGTGGTAAAAAACTGTGTATTGGAAAAAAGCTGTGATCAATCCGACTCAACAGCACCACTCAGTGGCATATAGAGCACTTTTCATGGttaatgcattataaaataatattcaaaaGTTATAAGTTGTAAGTTTCTGTACataaaaatctgtgaaaatgactacatagtaaaatgtgttgtttttttttgtgccatcATCACCTGAGGTTGTCTGCTTGTTTATAGACGCAGGTGAATACCACAAAATTGTTATTTGTCCCCAGatcaataaatgaatagaaCTGAATTTAGGCAGAAGTTATCCTGAGAAGGTCATAATTTCTGAGTTGAGAAGTTGTAATTACATCATCAGGTGTGTTTAGGTCACTTTGATCTGAGCCAGAAGGAGGTGTACGTTCTCTTAatgaacgaaaaaaaaaaaggcatcaaGGATTTTTAACTTCAAGAAAACGAAGAACAAGGAAcatagaaagcaaaaaaaaagcagaacacaCCTTATCTATCAATTTATGAAGCCACTGTAAAGTTTAATGTTACATATTATATGGTAATCAAACCATTTCTCTCCTATAGGTGCTTGTGTTAACCAATTTGATTGCATCTAAATAACCTCCCTAATACCAAACACATAACTGAAATCAGCTTCTGAGATCTACTGATTCCACCATGATTTCTCATCTTACGGACATAGTCCCAACTTGGAAACAGAGCTCACAGAAACCCCAGTTTCCCCAATCATAATTACTCCCACTCACAACACTGTGATGTTGTTTATGTGTTCAACTTGTAAATACGATCTTTCCGGCATGACTTGAACAAAACACGAGCAAGAGTGTGTCACCTGTGCAGAGAAGGAATAACACGCAGTAAACTCGTTTTCATTAAAGCTTGCATCTGTTTCCATGATGCTGCTAAGTATGAATGAGCTAaacttgtgaaaataaatatttgatccTTCTTCACCATTGCTGTAAATTCTAAATCTACAACTTGACTCACTGTAAAATGCTGGTGACATTCATTTTATacattccatttaaaaaaaattgatggaAGAATAAACATCTCCGATTAGTGTGATTTGACCAGATGTTGAAGAGAGAAAAGTTGAATTACCTGAGTACACAAGATTTTTCCCCACCAACACTTTGCCTAGAGTGAGACATTCAGCCTGCCACTCGAACATCTGCTTTACACCCAGACTCTGGTACTTCTCCAGCACAGGTTTGGGAAGACCCCAGCTGGAGAGCAGCAGTTTGTCTGCCTGATCAGCAGGAATCGCCATGTGGATGCTGTGCCCTGTTTTaggattaatattataataataatcatcagaagaagaagtagaagaagaaacaaagacaagattgtagacaccaATCTAGCATCTTCCAAACATTCATACATCTATTCATCTacattaagcactttatttaggTCAGTGGTGTGTTGGATTCAGGGTCTATCCCAGGAAAACACACTGGATTTGAGGTCAATCCACCCCAGGGTGCcatgtacatttatattcatggcatttggaagatgccattgtccagagtgacttacaaaagCACTTTGAAGTAACGATCAAGAAATACGCCCTGATACTGGTCTACAAGGTCACAGAATAAGAATAGCACCGGTCTAAAAATACCACCGGTCTTTTACATCCAAACCGACCGTAAAAACAACATCAATGTGTGTGGGGTTTTCTTAAGTGCTATTTTAAGTACCTCAGGAAGTGGTAGGTCTTTGGATATCATTTAAAGACAGCCAATGACTCAAGGGGACATCAAGGAGAAGATAATTCCACCACAAAGGTGTCAGTCGAGCGGTGCTGTGGGATCGGAGGGAGCATCGTGCAATGCGGGTCTGATAGAAGTGGGCGCTGGACTGTTTTGGGCATTTTTAGGGAAGCATCAATGTTTTAAATCTAATACAGGTGGCTACAGAAAGCCAGTGAAGCGAGCATAGCAATGACGTGGTTTGAGACAATTTAGGATAGAACAAGTACAACCTGAGTGGCCTGTGTGGCctgaaatgaacaaataattctGATAATGTGAATGAGAaggcacacattcacacacttcatCAGAGAAAGGGGTCAAATTAATCACCTGTTGACCTACTAGAGTGTTTCAACATTATAACTGAAGAATATTTTCGATCAAACTGTAGATCTAAACATCATCCAAATGACATTATGTGCCCACACTCAACTCAAACAACTCAACACTTGCTTATATTGTTTCTAACACTGAATGACACACTTGTctctaaaatgtacagtatgaagtAATACAAGTTTCTTCATTTCATAAGGGAAATCTGTTGCTTTTAGTTACAACCATCATCTAAACATCCTTAGCTCCTAGTTCTGTctcaaaacaaacatacaagtCAGGTTTCAAAGAAGCTGGAATTGTATACTGGCAGTGATTCAGGAAATGGAGTGTTAATCCCAAATGGCACAGCCATCCATACCTGGCGGTCCACTGAGCAAAAATAGTCATGCATGATGATATACTttttctctcctgtcaatcacagcaaaaGTAACGAAAAGTGGGAGTAAGAAGAGGGTACAATTTCCTCTAGGTGTGGTAAGCTGCCCTGGGAGTGAAGGTTGAGACTATTTTGATCTTTTTTAAACtgcatgtttataaaatatctttTAGGAGGAGCGTGAGATGATTTAGGTATGCTGTTGCACAATGCTACACTGATggaattcattatttattagatCTCACAGAGTCTGTGCAATAGACACCAAACATTTCTGAGGTCATTAACAGGAAAAAGTTACTTCTAGTCAAATTTTTCCTTGTTTCATAGAGTTTAACGGTGTTGAGTGCAGAATATCTCTACCTGCATCTGTTGGTGAGCTGCACATAGAGCTGAGATCCAGACCAGGTGGAGGAGTGAGGATGGAGACAGACAGGTTCCCATGCTTTGGCATCGGCTTCTGGAAACCAGATCTTTTTTTGGCAGCAGCCACCATGTGTGTTGGACTAAACAATATGTAATCCTTTGCACCGTTCATAGATCCATTCGAACCGGTTGCCAACGTCTCTTCTCTGAATTTTAACTTCGGCTTGTCATAGGTTTTTTTGTGAGGTGAACAGTTTTCTGTCTCGTGTTCAAATTTTGACTTGTGATCAAGCTTCTGCCTTCCTGCGCTGCTGCTCTTGGTTTCACTGAACAACAACCTTTGAGCTAGGTCCTTCAAGTCCTTAGCTTTTTTGCTAGGCATATCTGTTCTTCCATTTTCCAGTAATGGTTTTGATGGCACTGCATCTAAAGGCTTAATATTTTCTTCACTTTGGCTTTGTAGTTTTTGATGACCATTATTTTCATTGATTTCAGAAAGGTGAGCTCTTTTCTCTGGTAAATTAGGTGCTTTCACAGGCATACCGCATGTTCCTCTGGTTAATTTAGACTCTTGTATATTCCCTGCATCCTTCACTGAATCTGAATCCACAGGCATCAACTGTTTCTTCTCATTTTGCTgaaagcagaatttttttttagatccaaACAGTTAGATGAAACAACAGTACATTTGTATATAAGCTGCATCAAAGCATATACACTTACCATAGAAGTGCTATTACAGCTTCCCCTTTTCTGCATTCCATGTTCAGACGGCTGAGCATTATGGAAAGGACTCGGCCTTCTAGTCGTTGCTTTTTCATCCACAGGTAATCTACCGGAAATACGTAAATcactgttataataaaataatcaacagcatGATATTAGGATGCATAGCTATCATTACTAACAGTACAGCATGTCCCAAGgtgtatttattcatcttagcgtggcctaatggttagagagtttgactcctaaccctaaggttgggggttcgagtctcgggccggccacgactgaggtgcccttgagcaaggcaccgaaccccccaactgttCCCCAAGTGccgcagcaaaaaaaaaaaagactgcccactgctccgggtgtgtgttcacggtgtgtgtgtgttcactgctgtgtgtgtgcactttggatgggttaaatgcagagaacgaattctgtgtatgggtcaccatacttagctgtatgtcacgtcactttcactttcacttattCCACAGCAATTTATCAAttattatgtttacatttaaattacacatcgtctttgtttatctgttcatAGTGTTACTCTCAGTGTTGGGTAACATTCACAAAATAACTTAAATCCTGTCACTTATGCCATAACAGCTATAACCACAaaagtgtttctctctctgtctgtctctgtctctctatgtctgtctctgtctctatctgtctgtctgtctctgtatgtctgtctgtctctgaactaataaaacagaaaatgttctgtgtgctgacactggagactccttccttataAACAATTTTATACATCACTGAATGGGATCATTCCAAATATCAATCACTTAAAAACATGTAGCTTGTAAACCATGTAGACTTgattttaaagcatttgttGGAAGGTACAGGAATGGAAAactaaaataattgtaataaataaataataataataaatagtaaattgtaaaaatattattgcacacatttaaataatattcatgaaatattGATTATGTGGCTTTCTGGAATTTATTTGACAGCTAAATGGGTCTGTGGCTTGTGATCAGATTTGTCTGTCAATTAAATGAAggcatttaaaagtaaaatcctGGATAATGGTTGTGTTTCTTAcccatttttctttgttatagGATGTTGTCCAAGGTAAAAGGTCCTTGATGAGCAATTCATCACACAGACTGTCAGTTAAAACATGAAATGCTTCTCCAGTGACTGAGAAAAGCCGAATGTTCAGTTAAGATTAAAATATAGTTTTTCTTAATTCCGCATTTTCAGGTGTTTAAGAGATGGAAATAAAGTTAGCTGTTCATCCTTTATCACAATTATTTTCATGTTATACACACTCTTTCAGAATGAGTAAATATTAAACCTTGTTTACATTCAGTCAAAAGCGTGTTTATGTTAAAATCAAACCCCTTGTTTTAACTCATcaactacaaacaaaaacaaacaaaattttcttttaaataaaccgCGGTGTTTCACCGTATTTGTCCGGGTTGGTACGCGCGCTCTGGATGAAAGTTTCCGGATGTCTTGCAaaattcattctctctctctctcgctctctctctctctctctctctctctcgctctctctctctctctctcgctctctctctctctctctctctctctctctctctctcgctctctctctccaagtCAGTAGGTGGCGCTAACGCTACCACCAAAAACAGCGCCATCTCCCgtttcctgtttttattcatcAGTTCTGTGTTCCGTGTTTCTGTAGttctgtatattgtgtttggTCCTCGGTGTATTTATGAACACTAAAAGAGTTCTTCTCAGCTGTACTGTTATCTCACTACAGGACACTCGCTTTGTGTATCCGTGCTGTAAATTCTGTCTGTCCAGATTAACAGAGGAGTCTAATTTAAGGTAAATGTCTCTGTATCGTAGCTAAACTACTGCGTTTAGCTTCATTCCTCACAAACAATTCATGTTTCATGTCAGTTGTTGAATTCTGAAAGTATTTtgtctctctgtatatctgtctgtctgtctgtctctctatctgtctgtctgtctgtctctctatctgtctgtctgtctgtctctctatctgtctgtctgtctgtctctctatctgtctgtctgtctgtctctctatctgtctgtctctctatctatatctgtttatctatctgtgtctatctatctgtctatctatctatctatctatctatctatctatctatctatctatctatctatcaactgCGTATCTCTTACAGAAGTCAGTGTCACAAGTGTGGCTTCACATGTGATACACAAAATGTGGACTATAGATTCAGACTGTCACTAAAAGTGTCTCGGGATACAAGTCTGTTTGGAGTGACGGTTTTTGGAGGTTGTCTGAATCCCTTTTTCGGTGTTACGGCTGGTGGTTTACAGAGGTACAATTtctaaatgttctttttaaatTCACAGGATGTACATAATTcccagtgtattttattttccacttttctttgtgctttcatttttcagatttttagaGTCAGAAAAGTTTGAAGGCCCACAGAGTTTACAACAACTACTAATCAAAGCCGTGGAGGATTGCTTCATTGGAAAATGTTTAGTTTTCGGTTTTAAGGTATGTTTGTctattctgtattttctttacCCTTGTATTTTAGGTACGAAACAGCCCCGTTTATATCTCCTGTGACTGATTGGGATCAGATAGTAGTTGACTAACATGGGGGGTCAAAACAATATCTTGGTTTGGTTTAGtcaattgttttaattttttgtttttcagcttgCTGGCAGGGATGCAGAACGCTGTTTACTTGGTCAACATGCTGTTGAATCCATGCAGTTTGTGGCCTGTCAAGTCATTCCTCCTCATGGAGCTTTTCTTGGCGTCACTGTTTTTGCATACTTGCAAAGCCTTATGCAGGCAAATGCCCGGTCAGACTGTTCTCCAAAAGCTGGTGGTCAGTGGCAGCAGAAAGACTCTCTGATAAGCATCTTTGAGCACACTCTGCCTCTGTGTCAGGACCCGTGCTCTGTAAGCAGCAATGACAGCTtcacacttccacctccatggcATTCAGTGTCAAACCTAGACTTATGCTTCTCTCCAGAGGAAACAAGAGGAAGCTCTTTAAAGGAAGTTTCAGTGGAAGGGGGAACAATGCAAAGTTCTAGTTTCTATCCCCTCAATCTTTctgaatcaaaacaaacagtGCATAACAGACTCTCTACCTCTCACAGGTGTCTGTTTAATGCCTCATTTATATCCCCCATAAAAACCAACCCCTGTGATCATGCATCAAAACACTTAAATCAGTGGGCTTCAAAAGACTTTCTCGGCCAGATAAATGCATCTATTCCTGAAGAGACGCTTTTCAATCACACCAGTTTTGCTTTAGATGATGCACCGTTGTCAGAAACGTTAAGAGATTTTGTCAGCACAGAGCTGCAGATTGGTAACCGAAAAGTATTTAGTTCCACCAGTGAAGGAGCTCGAGCCATCACTGAAAACAGTGTCCTCTtagaaaacaacacaatttcCACTGATATCTCAATAGTCCGATCACTGCACTCTTCCCGTCCTGTTCTCACACCATTGCGTGATGTTACCAATGGTGACAGGGCAACggaaagaaagaatagaaagCGAAAATTGTTCTCAGTGTCTAAACATACGACAAAACCCTCTTGCGTTTCTAAGAGGTTGAGCTGTGACCTTAAGGATGTGGTCTCAAACACAAATGGGGGTACTCCTGTACTCCTGCAAGAAAATCAGTCCACTGGCTTTAAGGATTCTTATAATTGTTCATCAGACCTATTTCACCAAA
This genomic interval from Tachysurus vachellii isolate PV-2020 chromosome 17, HZAU_Pvac_v1, whole genome shotgun sequence contains the following:
- the ddias gene encoding DNA damage-induced apoptosis suppressor protein; translation: MNTKRVLLSCTVISLQDTRFVYPCCKFCLSRLTEESNLRSQCHKCGFTCDTQNVDYRFRLSLKVSRDTSLFGVTVFGGCLNPFFGVTAGGLQRFLESEKFEGPQSLQQLLIKAVEDCFIGKCLVFGFKLAGRDAERCLLGQHAVESMQFVACQVIPPHGAFLGVTVFAYLQSLMQANARSDCSPKAGGQWQQKDSLISIFEHTLPLCQDPCSVSSNDSFTLPPPWHSVSNLDLCFSPEETRGSSLKEVSVEGGTMQSSSFYPLNLSESKQTVHNRLSTSHRCLFNASFISPIKTNPCDHASKHLNQWASKDFLGQINASIPEETLFNHTSFALDDAPLSETLRDFVSTELQIGNRKVFSSTSEGARAITENSVLLENNTISTDISIVRSLHSSRPVLTPLRDVTNGDRATERKNRKRKLFSVSKHTTKPSCVSKRLSCDLKDVVSNTNGGTPVLLQENQSTGFKDSYNCSSDLFHQSSMNISDVSENSSNTDPRKQDQENLVDIKFSEPNISSFQFAPSLQSTPIVDSSIQCTYRKPHKLSKKWSGLHWSKKSRTRTSLIRVLQNNTNNRQGLQLDKSKFNQTRCSDSALKTSESSAGGSEPKVDVKHTPGESALPTALNDCSRDLFDPSF